A single window of Pseudomonadota bacterium DNA harbors:
- a CDS encoding UDP-N-acetylmuramate dehydrogenase: MGKPDIIQENVPLGPLTTLKVGGPARYFAACKDEAALVAVLRWAARQALSVFVLGGGSNVLIDDAGFDGIVIQCAMSSVRFQTHDGHTVVNADAGVNWDSLVERCVNAKLAGIECLSGIPGMVGAAPVQNIGAYGQEVVDTIVSVTGIDASTYERHCLSAAECRFNYRTSVFKTDWRTFIVTGVAFKLTHADAGSVTYPDLKQQLNIAASSSAPTLAETRRAVLTIRAKKSMVLSDDDPNRRSVGSFFVNPVISQDDFEQLSLTVRKLGIDRDIPSFPMDEHTVKVPAAWLIEQAGFERGHTEGSVGISTKHSLAIINQGDANAKDILRFAAQIKMTVLAKFGIDLVPEPVLLVGTELGQRATVTYSE, from the coding sequence ATGGGCAAGCCGGACATCATCCAAGAAAATGTACCGCTCGGTCCGCTGACCACGCTAAAGGTTGGCGGACCGGCTCGCTATTTTGCGGCGTGTAAAGACGAGGCTGCGCTTGTTGCGGTGCTGCGATGGGCAGCGCGCCAAGCGCTATCCGTGTTTGTGCTTGGGGGCGGGAGTAACGTGCTCATCGACGATGCTGGATTCGATGGCATCGTCATTCAATGCGCGATGTCGTCAGTGCGTTTTCAGACGCATGATGGCCACACCGTTGTCAATGCCGACGCCGGAGTGAACTGGGATTCGCTGGTCGAACGGTGCGTTAACGCCAAGTTGGCGGGTATCGAGTGTTTGAGTGGCATACCCGGTATGGTTGGCGCCGCGCCCGTGCAGAATATCGGTGCCTATGGTCAGGAAGTCGTGGATACCATTGTGTCGGTAACCGGCATTGATGCGAGCACCTACGAGCGCCACTGTCTATCAGCCGCCGAGTGTCGATTCAACTATCGGACCAGTGTGTTTAAGACAGACTGGCGGACATTTATCGTCACTGGCGTCGCGTTTAAACTCACGCATGCGGACGCGGGCTCGGTGACGTATCCAGATCTTAAACAACAGCTGAATATCGCCGCCTCATCGTCCGCGCCTACCCTGGCCGAGACACGTCGTGCGGTGCTAACTATCCGGGCAAAGAAGTCGATGGTGTTGTCAGACGACGACCCCAATCGCCGAAGTGTGGGGTCGTTCTTTGTTAATCCGGTTATAAGTCAAGACGACTTCGAACAACTGAGTCTGACGGTGCGCAAGCTTGGCATCGATCGAGACATTCCCTCGTTTCCAATGGATGAGCACACGGTGAAAGTGCCCGCTGCTTGGTTGATCGAGCAGGCTGGGTTTGAACGTGGTCACACCGAGGGTTCGGTTGGAATTTCGACAAAACACTCGCTTGCTATCATCAACCAAGGTGATGCAAATGCTAAGGATATATTGCGGTTTGCCGCGCAGATAAAAATGACTGTCTTGGCCAAGTTTGGAATCGACTTAGTTCCCGAGCCCGTTTTGCTTGTAGGGACCGAACTGGGGCAGCGGGCCACTGTGACGTATAGCGAATAG